CGCGAAATGGCCGAACAGCGAAAGTTTGACGGCGTTGTCGAACGGCCCGCAATCCGGCCTGCCCGACGCCGCCAGCGAATGCAGCAGGCTGACCGCGCCGCGGTCGCGCCCGTCGGCGTTCAGCCCCTCGTGCGGGTCGTATTTGCCGAGCAGCCGAATCACCACCTGGTTGCCGGGCAGCCGCTGCCGCAACTCGGCCAGCGACACGGAAACCGCGTCGCGCACGGTGTTTGCGGCCACCAGCCGCAGCGACAGCCGGTGCAGGCCGATGCTCAGGTTCTCGTTGTTGCGGGCGATGGCCACCAGCGATTCCAGTTTCTGCTGCAACGCCTCGTTCTTGCCGCGCAGCAGCGCAATCTGCTTCGTCACCAGCGACGGCGGCGCCGGTTCCACCCCGCCGCCATCGTCGGGAACAATGGCAACGCCCGGCTTGCGCTTCACTTCATCCGCGCTCACAACACCCGCGCTCCGCCATCAACACAACCGCAAGGCACATCCAACGCAACACCGCAAACAACACAACCGCAAGGCACGCCCAACGCAACACCGCAAACAACGCCAACGCCCCCGCTCACCACGCCAACACCCCGTCATAAACATGCTCGCAAGGCCCGCTCAATTCCACCCCGCCGTCGCCGCGGGAAACCTCCAGCGCGCCGCCGGGCAGTTGCACTTCCACCGGCATGGAAGCCAGTTCCCAGTGCGCGGCCACGACCGCCGCGGCGCACGCGCCGCTGCCGCACGCCGCCGTC
This genomic window from Gammaproteobacteria bacterium contains:
- a CDS encoding DUF484 family protein, which gives rise to MSADEVKRKPGVAIVPDDGGGVEPAPPSLVTKQIALLRGKNEALQQKLESLVAIARNNENLSIGLHRLSLRLVAANTVRDAVSVSLAELRQRLPGNQVVIRLLGKYDPHEGLNADGRDRGAVSLLHSLAASGRPDCGPFDNAVKLSLFGHFAQRAASVVVMPLVAGDERFGLLALGSADSGSFSAGKGTMFLVQFGELIACALRACMRREKRAG